The Canis lupus baileyi chromosome 29, mCanLup2.hap1, whole genome shotgun sequence genomic interval TAATCTGATTTGCACAGATATTCAATTTGAACAAAGAATTCTACAGCTGAGAAAATTGGAGATCAAtattcccattgtacagatgggaaAATGAAGGCACAGAGAGGAAAAGGCAGTCAACTGAAGCCATGAGGGTCTGTTTAGCAGCTGAGACACCAGCAGCTTTTCCCAGCATGGGTTTATTTGTCTTTCCCAGTTGGTATCCACAGTGGGTTGGCAGAGGACTCTAGTCCACAGAGGAACCTAGGCTGACTATCTGGAAGCTGCAGCAATTGGGACATGTGCCTTTCTGGATCACCATGGCAGGGAACAAGGTTACACGCTGCCCAAATACACCAACCTGAGAGTGACACCCAACACTTCTTGTGTGTAATATGTGACATATTAGTCATGTGGCCTGACAGGGAGCTAAGTGATGTGAGTGGGGGAACACGGGGTTCCAGGGACAATCAATGTCTCGGCCACAGTGTCCGACTTTAAATAGTGAAATAGAGCTCATACAAACCCagatttatgaaataaatgaaaatagcagAAAAGCTGACCGTCCAGAGAAGGAATATGTCCCCCAGTTCCCCAGGGACTCCACTGACCAGTGCCTCAGCTTAGTCACTTCCCTGACCCCCGGAGACTTTTACATGTTTTATTCCAGCTAGATAGGCACAAGTGTGGGAAAGTTGACTTTGGAGGATCCCATGAGGCTTCTCAAATTCATCCAATAACTTAACAGTCATCTATGGACCTCCTGCTGTGTGTAAGGCTCAGGGTTGGGATTGGAAACGAGGTGAGCCGGAAAAGTACTGTTCATCGTGTGGAGGCCTGCAGCTTCACCCTCACACCGCCCGCCTCCCTACTCTCCCACCCTCCTATCAGCTCCCTCATACCCAGGTCAGGTCCTGCAGACCCAGCATAGCCAGGAGCCCAGAGCAGGTGCTGGACTGGAAGGAGCCTCTCCCGATACTGGAGGAGGTAGCTGCTCTGGCAAGGGTTTCCTGGCGGAGCTAGCATCAGAGTATAGGACAAGGAGGAGGCTGTTTTCTGTCCAGAAAACAGCAACCGTAGAGACCCAAAAGGAGGACAAAGCGGCAAGCCTGTTAGGAGAAATAGGGGCAGCTCCGAGAGGCTCGAAGTCAGAGCAGGAAGtgaggaggagtgggagagaagctggctacagagagagagagaaaaataacatctGCTGTTACTTCTGGGTAAATACAGCCCTTCCCACAATGAGTCTGTGTAAAGCCAGACACAGTTGTGCCATGGACGCACAGAAGCAGTGTTGCAAGGGAAACCCAGGTACTTTTCTTGGGCTGAAGCCAGCTCTGCATGGAAGTGTTTGAGGAACTAGCCAAAGAGGGAGTCTGGCAGATCACTTTTTCCCCCTGGAGCCTGAGGAGCTAAGGAACTGAAACTCGATTTTGAAATCCTGCTGCCTGACAGTGAGGCCCCACTCTAGGGCCCCTGTGGCACATAGCCCTGTGCCCTGTAGCTATAGGGCTATATTACTGCAGCTGCATCTGGGGGCCTGACCACCCTCTAGGGCATGTCTTGCCTCACTCTAGACCCAGGCAAAGCGGAGGTATTTATAGGATGATTCTGAGGTCACTGAGAAGCCCACCTCCCTTAGTTCATTCCCCTTTTCCGTGTTTTCCTGCTTCCAGAAGCAAATGCTTATTCAGGCCTGATGCCACCATGGAAGGCAGGCTTGTCTTATTCGTGGGTGGTTTAAGACAAGCTGGAAGAGAGGGTGCTCAGCTGGTCATAGTCAGGGCCCACGGGGATGCTCTGAGGACACTAATACCACAGCAGTTGAATCTGACCTGGAGCCCCCAGGAACATCTGCACACACCTGGTGGTGGGGAAGACCTGACTGGGCCAGGATCATTGTGAATGACAAGCTGTGGATCCTGTCTGTGACAGTTCTCAATGTGATGGAATCCCTCAGAGTCTTAGCCACCACTTGAGAGGAGAGATGAGGCCAAGATTGGGGTAAggggtgtggagagagagagagagagaagctgtggCTCACTGCCCAACACACAGCATGCCTCAAGAAGAGAGTTCTTGGCCAGAGtaagttggagagagagagaagctgagatcTGTGCAGAAGATGGCCATAGGCACTAGTGCATTTCCCTGGAAGGTTTTGAGAAACTCCACAAAGATTTCCGGGCTGTGAATTCATGGTTTCATGTGTGAATCGAGGGAAGAGACCACCCCATTGCatagatgagaaaaagaaggCTGGAGGGTTTAAGGCACTGCGCAAGACCAATATAGGGAAGAGGTTCAGAgaccagaatctttttttttttattggagttcaatttgccaacatttagcataacacccagtgctcatcccaccaagtggccccctcagtgcccatcacccagtcaccccaaccccctgcccacctccccttccactaccccttgttcattttccacagttaggtgtctctcatgttctgtcaccctcactgatattttcagtttctctcctttccctttattccctttcactattatttatattccccaaacgaatgagaccatataatgtttgtccttctccgattgacttatttcactcagcataataccctccagttccatccatgtcgaagcaaatggtgggtatttgtcgtttctaatggctgaggaatattccattgtatacatagaccacatcttctttatccattcatctttcgatggacaccgaggctccttccacagtttggctattgtggacattgctgctagaaacatcggggtgcaggtgtcccggcatttcattgcatctgaatcattggggttaatccccaacagtgcaattgctgggtcgtagggcaggtctatttttaactctttgaggaacctccacacagttttccagagtggctgcaccagttcacattcccttttctccgcatcctctccaacattttttgtttcctgccttgttaattttccccattcttactggtgtgaggtggtatctcattgtggttttgatttgtattttcctgatggcaagtgatgcggagcattttctcacgtgcttgttggccatgtctgtgtcttcctctgtgagatttctgttcatggcttttgcccatttcatgattggattgtttctttgctgttgagtttcataagttctttatagatcttggatactagcctttcatctgatatgtcatttaaatatcttctcccattctgtaggttgtcttttagttttgttgactgtttcttttgctgtgcagaagctttttatcttgatgaagtcccaataattcatttttgcttttgtttctcttgccttcatggatgtatcttgcaagaagttgctgtggccaagttcaaaaagggtgttgcctgtgttctcctctaggatttgatggaatcttgtcagAGACCAGAATCTAAGACCTAAATGCTTGTGTTCACATAGCGACTTTGCCGCTGATTCGCTAAGAATCTTGGTCAAAGTACTCAACCTCTGTCcctgttttctcatccataaaatgggactAGGATGGTGCTTACCTCGCGCTGATGTTGTTAAGAGGTAATAAGATAATTCAGAGAGAATGCTCAATGCAGTCTCCAGCACATAGTGACCACAGTACCAATGAGCCCATCACTAGGAGCCCATCACTAGTCAGATGCGCCAACTCCAAAGGCACTGATGGGGCCACCAGCCTGGGCTCAGTGGAATTGGTGGAGAAAGGCCCAGGGTGCTTTGGGGGTTGGGAGGCAGAAACCATTACTCAGGGTTTCCTGGCTGGGGGAAGAGAGCCTGTGTCTGAAACATTTACAAGATTGATCCAGATCTCCAGGGCTTATGAGATTCTGAGAGGGGAGCTGATAGGGCTGGTACTGGGTACCAGTTGGCACTTCAGttctcaccctctcccctcctccagggGAGCTTGACTGCCCCAGGTGGGTATGGGGCCCATTAATTCCTCTGAGCCTGGTCTTTCAGCTGTGGCCACCTTCTGCCaaggagtggagggagaaggggcaTAGGTGGGTTGGGAGGTGGCAGGTAAGGCTGAAGCCACAGGCGGGCACACCAGGGCTCTGGGTACTGCACTGGCTAGTGCTTCTCCAGGCTcacctgtctgtctgtctatccgTCCTCCTCTTCCCAGCAGGTAACTTCCCAGTCTGCAGGCAAGAAGGGAAGATGAAGGAAGATTGTCCACCCAGTTCTCATGTCCCCATCAGTGACAGCAAGTCCATCCTAAAGTAAGCCTTTGTATACAGGGAGGGGATCTTCTTGTGGCACTCCCCGCCATGGACAGACTTTGGGTGGAGGGCTTCAGGACACCTTTTATAGATATGACGATGTGATGGAGGCACTTCTTTTTGAAGCCTGTCTCCTTGGAGATCAAGGATCTCTTTGGGGTGTGGGTTtgacccctgcctccccaggcccaCAAAGACAGGAAAGTATGGCAATGCCTGTTGTGACTCTGCACAGATGGcatttaatttattcaaaaactAGAGCAATTCtaacatttttattgtgttaaacAGTTCAGGGTTtcgggaaaaaaagaaaaacctcaaaatagGGTTGGAGTTTTTACTGAAAAGTATTTTATTGACATAATGATTTTCAGCTTtgctgaaatttattttgttaatttttcttaattcttaattactattattaatattttaatttatttactctgttttactataaaaatgtttggaatactttttcaaacttatttctgaactaaagaaaagtatatttttttattttatcttgcttTTCGAGTCCTGAATCCAAATCTTTTATAAACTTGGCAGCTCCTATCTGCCACCTTGAGGACAAGCCAGCCTCCTACCTTTTGCTGACCTCTTTCCTGGGACCTCCTAGTGGAGACCTGAGAAAACAGACAGCATTCTGTTCACAGTACTGCCCATACCATCATTTTCcttgtttaaattttatattaagaatAATGTTAAACATAACTTTGGAAAAGTCATAATAATAACCATAACATGATTACGTACTTGTAAGTATGTAAATGCTGAACATAAACTtgttaggatatatatatatatgtttatgttcaGCATTTACATACTTATAAGCACTACAAACATGCAACATTGAGTCATGCTTTGTTAATGCCATAATATTCATGGAATCACAAGTGAACCACTTCCCCTGTCAGTTGCCATCATCCCCACATTGGGCAGCACACCAGAGCACCACCACAGGTTTTGCTCATCTAtaccctgggtggctccagtgaAGGCCCTGCCTGAAGAGGTTCTAGAGCAGCACTGTCTAGAAAAGGAGACATGAGTCCCTATGGCTGCCAAGCACATGACTTATGGTTGGAGAAGTGtggttaatatataaatattttgaagaatttatttattttgagagagagagagagagacagcacaagcagtgcaaaggggcagagagagaggaagagcagactccctgcagagcagggagcccgatttggggcttgatcccaagaccccaagaccctggggtcatgacctgagctgaagacagatgcttaattgattgagccactcaggtacccgaGGTGTACTTAATATAAAAGGAAGGTAGCAAACActtattgcaaaataaaataatgaacaaggtctcattaatattttttatattgattacctGTGGacatgataatattttaaatatattgtgccATAAAACAAAATGCATTGTGAAAACTAATCtcacctgttttgttttcctatgtAAGATGACTGctataagttttaaaattaccCATGTGGCTCAAATTTCTTATCTGTTGGACCATACTTCCCTGCAAAACCCCGCTTGGGTGCAGGGACTGTCTTCTCTTTGCCATGGCCTCCGTTTATTCTGAGAAGAAGGCATCTGGACAGAGTGGCCTCCCTCAGACCTTCAGGATCTTCTCTCATAGCTGTCAACTTCATCTCTTGTTCAGACATCTATAAAGTCGGGATGAGGAAAAGGCAGCACCCCTCAGGGTGCCCCCAGAGCAGCTACACCAGGCCCTTCTAGGAAGTAAGATGGGGGGAAAAGCAATCGTCTTTAAAGTGCTAATAATCCAATCTCAGTGGATTTATTGAGGAAGTGACTCAGAAGTAAAGGGCAGGGAGACTGTCAGGAACTCATCTGTGATAGCGAAAGTGTACAAACACAATTTGCACAATTATGTGGGCCATCTgtgattttctcttcctcctctttccatcCCTAAACCTTCCACAAGGTTTCTCTAGAAACCTTGTTTCTAGAGAAAGTTTCTCTAGAAAACTGAAAAGCATGTGTCTGATGGCAGAGTCTAGGCTGTAAACTGATTATGTGTGGCTGGTAGGACATGTATCCTTATGCTCGAAAGGCCTGCCATGGCCCAAGATTATGTGTGTCTTTATCTTTTTAGGTCGGAGCTCTTAAGCTTGCTAAAAACTTACAACTGCTACCATGAGGGCAGAAGCTTTCAGCTAAGACACCGAGAGGTATGCcttgtttctcttctttattcaCAGGCCACCGTCTATCCTGGTTTGCTGAAGATGGGTCTGGTTTATACATGCTAAGTACTCCAGGGCCACTATTCAGACCATCCCCTTCACTCAGAAATATCCCAGTTTGGATGATGAATCATGAGGTCACTCATCTTCTGAAGTAGGGACCAGGTTACCAGCAGCCAGGATGTCTCCTTGGAGGTCCTAAAAGGGGTGCTGAGGGTCaaagcatccccccacccccaacccagcaAGAATTCAGAGCAGGTGGAAATAATCACCTGCAGGTCTTCTCCTTCCACCTAGGACTTTTGCCCAAGTGAACTGCCAGGACATTGGAACTTGAAATCTTTAAGACTGCACAGCCTAGTCCCCTCTCTGCCCAGCCTACCGCATGAATAAGGAATTCAGCACAAGGCCCTGGTCTGCCCAGGTTCACAGGGCAATGAGAAGTGAAAGCAGTGTCTGTGTTTGCCAGTCAGAATAAATATCAGAGGGAAGCCTTGAAATGGAAGGGAGCTCCCCAAAGGATGCTCACAGGGGCAGGCAGGTCAGGATGTGAGAGGCAGGGCAGGCTTGGGGAGCAGAGGATGTGGGAGAGCATGTCCTGTCTGCAGATGCTGCTGCCTTTTGGGTGGAATCCATCCCTGCTGTGCAGGAACCTGGGCTCCAAACAGCCTGACTctctaatttttcaaaagaagttaGATATCTGGAATTTCATGTGGAATTTCCCAAACCTCGAAACACCATGGTGGCTAACCAAAACATGTCTGTGGGTAAAACAAAGCCCAGGCTCAACTCTAGTCACACAGCTCAGGAGGCTGGATGCGGGGGATGCTGCTGGCTGGCGATCCAGGCTGCACTGGGCTGCCAGGATGACCTGGAACAGCACACACCTCGTACTCCACCTCCCCCAGACTTGCTCAGCCCTCTCAGGCGCATAGGCCGACCCCAACAAATTGTCCCCgccacccctgccctgccacaCATTTCTTTCTTCAGAGCAGCTCTCTGACGCCTGCTTAGCAGCCAGCTACAGCCCTGCTACTTACTGTTGCTGGCAGGGTTCTGATGCCACCGCCCTGCTACCTCTGGTTTCGCTGTTACTTTTCTTACTTGAGTGATGGGCTGGTTCCACGTCCCCAAGACAGGCACAGCACGGCACCTGAGCATAGGCGTTGGGTGACTAACCAGCAGGCCCGGACCCAGGGCAGGTTGAGATTGGTCCTGAGTGCCAGCTGGACAATTTTGACCTCTGCTGAGTTGAGGAGTTGGACTCTCTTAGGTGGTGCTGGAGGCATGCGGTGGGGTCTTCTGCCTAGACCCTGTTCCTCAGCCCTGGGCCATTCAGTGACTGACCTAAGACTTGGCAGCTCTCGACCTGTGGTCCCTGCACCAGCAGCCTCAAGGTCACCTGGGAACTggggagaaatgcaaattctcatcGCCGTCCTGCCCCCAggcctgctgaatcagaaactatGTTCCCaactgtgttttaacaagccctccataGGGTTGTAATGAGGgccaagtttgagaactgctACTCTAAGAGTTGGCTTTGGCCTTTGGGATTCCCCAAGACAGTCCCCTCTGTAGGAACAGTTGTATGGGGAGTAGGGCTGGGAAGCCCCCAAACCCGTGCTCCCTGTGTTTGTATGTGGTGGGACAGTCCTTGTGGCAAAGTAAGAGACTCCAGAAAGGAGAAGAGGTATTCTTGACAGCCCCCTGTGGTAAGAGGTTAACACCCCACAGATGGGGATTTTCTGGTTTCTAAGCTAAAGAAGGCGTAAGGATCTGACTTCATCTCCCTGGAGCCAGAAAGGCCCTTTCAGGAACCTACTGCAGTCTTAACAGCCAAGGGGCACCAGCCTGAGGGACTTGGCATCTTCAGGAGGTGACTGCCACCACAAAGACATTGTAGGCCTGGGCAGCACAGAGTTCTGATGCTGAGATGCATGAACGATTCCTGGACACCAAGTACCTCCGTGACCCACCCACCACCAGGTGTTCAGGCCTCTGCAGTTCCTCCCATGCAGACCCCGGACCCCACAGTTCAGGCTGGCCTCTCCTTGGGCATGGGAGGCCCTGAGAGCAGGGCAGCCAGGCACCAGCACTTTGCCCCTATATTATTTATTGTAATATAGGAGCTTTGTGATGTCGAAGTGGCCATTTTCCAGACAAAGAGATTGAGGCTTTCAGAGTTTAAGTCTCTCCTACACTGCAGTGAGTGGAAGATGCCAGCGTGGCTCCAAGGCCTAAGCACACAAGTTTATAATACAGCAACAGCATTAAGCTCTGACAGCCATCAGGGATGCAGGGAGCTGCTTGTCACCTTCAATCACCAAGTAGAGGTGGCTTCCAGCGCTGTGCCCTCACAGAGCCATGTGGGGATCCAGAAGAGACCCTGCTCCCTGCTGTCACTGGGCTTCCCCCTGAGCAACTGTGGCCTGACTACTATGGTTTGGGGACACCTTCTCTACCATCTCTTCCGGGATCCATAGAATGTGGAGAGATGAAGTGCGTCAGGGAGCAGGGGCCGTGCCCTGGGGCCAGGGTTTTCCTGTGAATTCTCCCCCAGCTTCCAGAGGGTGAAGGATTCCCCACACCCCACGGGGCTTCCTCTTCTGAGGAGGCCCAGTCACTGCTTCCTCTGTCATGACCTTTGCCTTTGGGATACTTTCGCTTATATTACAATGAAGAGCATGAGCAACCTGGAGCCATCTGTGCCTTTGGAAGATAGCAAAGCATTTTAATGAGACTGGCTTCTCGAGAGAAAAATGACCACCCGGAAATACCAGTGGGTAAATATATCACAGTGATGAAAAGTAGGCCCTTCGCGTGGTGCGCCAGTGTGTGGCCACTCCGGGAGCCGACCTCCGCTCCTCCCCTGGTGGCCAAGAGTGCGCACCACACCCAGTCCCCATCCTTGGTCCCAGCCTCCTGCACCTCTGGTCCTCTCTGGGTGGAGAAAGTCAGGATACCCTTCCCTCTTATAATGATCCCCTTCTTTTAACATCTGAAGGCAGGAACGACAGGCAGTTGACAGACTGCTGGCACCTAGGTGACTATTCCACAGTGGCTATGTTCCCTTGAGAGTTCCCAAGGGCTTCCGGGCTGCCCCCTGGTCAGGGCATTGTGTTGCTTCCCTACTCCAGTGGTGAGTGAGGAGGAGACTGCTCTGCAGGACCCCCATCACGAGGACTTTCTGCTAGGCTGTATTGTCCCGTGGGAAGCTTGGGATAATGCCAGAAGCCCCTTCTTCATGCCCTTTATTCaggtgctgttttgttttgttttgtttgttttcgtttttgcCACCTTCTGAAGTTGCCATTAGCTTCTTTCACATCAGGGGATATTAGCAGAGGAATCCAGAGCCCTGTCTGACCTCCCAAATGCAGCCGTGTGGGTATTGAGCTTGGGGGGAATTAGCCAACCTCATCCTAGTTGCCTCCTCTGACCTGGTTTCACACAGCTTCACAGAAGAGGCGACAGTGAGGCGAGCCCAGCCCACGTGGTCACCAGCCAGCACTCCCTCCCAGGTCAGCTCTCCTTACCACCTTCTAAGGATATTCTGGCTAAAGGCTGCCCCACACTTATTTGCCAGCAAAGGTCAGGGACCAGCAGGTTTGAGCAGACCAGAGACCCAGCAGGTTGTGGCAGACACAGGCATTCCTATGCCGTGTCTCTACTCCATCTCCAAGGCCACGTGCCCATTCCTCAACCCCTGCAGGGTGTGAAGGGCatgtccccattttccagataaggaaagtgAGTAATTACTTGtttgaaaatgttaaatgtatGGTTTATATTCTGCCTTCCCACAAGACACACATATAAGAGGGCAgatcaacatttttaaagtgcaaagcaattttaaaatagaaaaaataaagaaggaaaggaagaagaaaggaagaaaatagtttGATAATTCACAGAGCAAAGAgatgaaggaaactgaagcaggcTGTGAGCTTGGCCAGGGCCCCAGCtctgtcctcctcctctcccctctgtcccttccaCCTTGACCAGGGTCAGCCAGCTCTGATCTGGCCCAGGAAACATGGTGATGGGTCCTCAGGCCTGATTCTTTTGCATTCTCTGATGTCTCACCTGCCTCATTAAGAAGACCATGTCTCTTCCCTATGCCTCACCTTCATCTCCTTCCTTGCCAGACACCTCCAGGCCCTGGGGTTGGAGGACCCAGGGCTGGCCCAAACCTTAGCACATGGGAAGTGAGGCCCTGGCCACTGGACTTGCCTGAGAGCAGGGCAGCTGGAGAACAGCCCGCACTTTGCCCACAGCTGAGAAGCACCCCTTGGATGGAGGAAGGGATGGGATGCTGGGGACAGGGCCACCTGGTCCAGTGGTTTGGCACCCTGCAAGCTGAGCTGGTGCAGGTTCTGTTTTGGTCCTCAGCATGGGAAAAAACTCTCCCAATGACACAATAGGGCTTGTGAGTTGGAGCCACTGAGATACCCCTGGTATCCTAGTAATAGGTTCCCCCCCAAACTTAGCAGGTACATTTGGGGAAACCCTGTGTTTCCTCTTGGGCTGCATGAAGCACAGGCTCTGAGAGTGGAGGCCAGGAGGCTGACTTAGGAGTGCCCAGGGCCTCACTCTGAAATCCCTGTGTGGCTAAGAGCTTTGCTTCTCACCTGCCACCAATGTCATGTCCCTCCCTGCCTGTAAAGCAACCATATAAATGTGCGTATAAGCATGTCTATGGGCTTATAACATGCACCCCATGATGCGTGTGGGTTTTATCCCATTTACTGATCAGAATAGCCTTAGAAAGCAGGTCTGTTTAATTACCTCCATTTTACCCATGAGAAACCCAACAAGCagaaatgttaagtaacttgcccaaggtgatCAGCCAGCAAGGAACAGTAACACCACATCATGCCAGATAGGCTGTTCTCACTCTTCAGAGGAGGGATCTTGCTATGAAATGCCCAGGCAGGCAGCCTCTGCAGAAAAGTGTTTCCATCTCAGAGACCTGCCGGGGATGGTGCCTAcctcaggggaggagggggaggaggtgacACAGACCAGTATGCTCTGTACAGAAGGTTTTATTGGGGAGAGGTCAGAGTTCATGAATCACCGGGAGGTGCACATAGAGAGTTCTGAGGGTGCTGCTGGGgcgaggggctgggggagaggctgCAGCCCCACTGAATTGCCTGGAAGCCCAGGAGCACTGATGCCAATCCCTTGAGGGTCTCACCAGAGAGTGCTCCTGCACGCTGGCATCACAGAATCTCCCTCTGGAAGTCCCTTGGGCCTTGCCACCATCCATCTGTCTGTGTGGACCCCAGGGGTCCGCAGAGGAGCCAGTCGTCCTTGGTGGGTCCCTCCTACTTGGCTGCTTTTCTTGGGAATCCCCAAAGAGCCAGTCCAGGGGGTCAGCAGTGCAATCCCTGGTTGGTGCAGGTTGCTGACCACTGAAGTGGGTAGTGATGTCTTGCAGGGACTCAGTAGGGCAGTTCTTCTTGAAGGCTTGGGCTGGCCGGAGGGTTCTGCTGGGCTGGGCCCTGGCTGTGGCCATGTCCAGCACTGAAGTGGGCTGTGCCAGCTGACAAATAGATTTCACATAGTCATCCaggctgggggaggctgggggctcctgcccAGGGCCCCCGGGCAGCATCTCCTCCGAGGTCTCCTGAATCGTGGGCAGATGGGCCACAGGAAGCAGTAGCCGGGACCTCATGGCCGTCAACAAGGGGGGAGCAGCAACCTGACGATCAGCAAGAGGACCAGGGATGAGGGTCTGCCATTCTGTCACTCCTCCTGTGTTCCCTCTCTCATCTGAGGCTGCTTAGGTGAGTCGAGGGCCTGAGAGTGGAGTGAAGTCTGCAGACCCCAGCCCAGTCCTAGACTCCTGGGCCCTTCCTTCCTGCTAACACTGAAAGCCTTGTGCTCAAGAGTCTATCCTCACTGTTATTGAAGAGCCTGTATAAGGAAGAGAACCCGGTCCAACAGTTCTCTCCAGAGTCCGAGAGAACCTGGCTGTAAAGCCAGCCTCTGCTGGGCATCTGACCTGCAGACCTTTGGCAAGGTCACCTCTCAGCCTCCCCTgacccatccataaaatggggttCTAAGTGCCCACTGGAAAGGGTGTTGTAGGAAATGCATCAAATACAACTCACGTGAAATTCCTCCATGAATACAAAGCCCTCAGCTGCTACTAGCACTGCTGTCAACCACACACCCTGCTCTCTAACCCCACTGAGGCCCAGTATGTCCCCACCCTCGAAGATAAACAGAACCTTTCTGTTGGATCTCTAACCAGAGGAAGGCTGCTCTCTCTCACCTGGGGATCACACTGCTGCTGGATGAGCAAAGACAGTCCTTGGGAAGACCCAGAAAGCTCAGGGTGGAGGGTGCGGAGTCCAGCAGGTGGAGCCCCGCATCCAGCGTGGATATGGCTGGGAGGTGGCTAGTGAGCACTCTGGTGGGGATGACAGGCCACTGTCCGGACTGCAAGCCTCCCCGTGCTGTCTGACGAACTTAGAGGCTTGGCAGCTTCTTTTATGCTTTCCCACCAGCCATCAGTTACTGTCACGAGGGCCAAAAATAGCAGTGAACAGGAAGGCTCTCAGAGGAAAACAGTTTGGCGGGCGGGGTTTGGCCCAGCTGCCAGCCTGGAGCTGTGGGAGGCTCTGGGGATGTTTACTCTACAGGGCAGGCGTGGCACCCCTCCTGTCACCTCAGGCCAAGGGGGAGGTCAGGGGCTCCAACAAGGAGGGACACGGTCACTGGTAGCCAGAATCAGAGGGCCCAGAATGACTTCCTGACTTCTGGAAATGTGAGGCCGTGGGACCCACATTCAAGTCCTGCCTCTGCCTGCATGTGCTTCCCCCACCTGTATGGCGAGGGCCGCCCAGTAGCCTGGACGTCCTTCTGCTCTGCCCTCAGTTTCTTCTGATTTGACTAGAGACAGCTGCAGCCTGACAGGGCTCTCCCTCCAACCTGATGGGTCCAGGCTGAGGGACAGTGGAACAGTGGTCAGAGGGCAGCTCGGAGGCACATATGCTGCCTCTGCAGGGACACTGGGCCTGAGTGACATCAGGCCAGCAGTCCCCCCAGCAGAGCTGATCCCTGAACTCAGAGGCAGCAGGTCTGCTTCAGCCCCTTGCTCCAGTCCCAGAGCAATTCCTCCTGCCTCCTTCATGGAGTCTTCCTATTTTTTGAATGAACCTGCCTCAGTGTGTCTGGCCCCACTGCGCCGTGCTCCAGCTGTGGTCTCTTTTCCTGCCCCTCACAGCACTAGATGATCTCCTGACT includes:
- the DEPP1 gene encoding protein DEPP1; the protein is MRSRLLLPVAHLPTIQETSEEMLPGGPGQEPPASPSLDDYVKSICQLAQPTSVLDMATARAQPSRTLRPAQAFKKNCPTESLQDITTHFSGQQPAPTRDCTADPLDWLFGDSQEKQPSRRDPPRTTGSSADPWGPHRQMDGGKAQGTSRGRFCDASVQEHSLVRPSRDWHQCSWASRQFSGAAASPPAPRPSSTLRTLYVHLPVIHEL